The genomic region TCAAATTCTCTGTCATATCAAAAGCCCCCTTTTTATTATCTTGCAGGAAATTTACTTTCCGATAATCGATTTATCCTAATGTATATATTATGATTATAGCATAATTTTTTTACTATTCTCTGAAATTATGTTACATTTTAATTAATTTTTACATATTATCATTTTTTTCAGATTTGTTCATGCATCATTCTGATAAATTCCTCCATCACACGTGTTTTGTACTTGTGTGTTTTGTAGTAAAAGAAGACTTTTCTCTTCGCTTCTTCTCCGTCTAATTTATAATACACCAGGTTTTCAAATGCCGGGAGCTGGCTTACCAGGATATCACTGATGAATGTTGCTCCAAGCTGCGTAGACGAGGCCATATATGCTGTCGACTGCTGATTGAATTCCAACACGATATTGGGCTTAAATCCGACGTTTCGGCACAGCCTGTCTCCTCTGGTTCTGGTATCATTTCCCTGTGTCAGCATAATAAACGGAAGATCCGCAAATCTCCCTAACGGAACTGCCGGATATTTCTGGTTCAGATAATTTTTATTTTTGATATTCTTATAAGAAAGCTGATACATTCCCAGTTCTTCATTTACGGCAAAATGTTTTGGAACCGCAAGTAATATATTTTCTTCGCAATATAATTCTTTATTATATAGAATACTGTCATAGTGATAATTATCAATGACAAAATCCAGCGCATTACTGCCCAGCATTTCTTCCAGTTCGGCTGTATTCCCCTCTATCAGCTGAATATGTACATCCGGAAATTTCTGATTAAATTGGGTGATCAGAGACGGTACCACATATGCGGCAAACAGCGTACTTGCTCCTACTGCAAGATTCCCCGTCTTCAGACCCGCCAGGTCATTGATGTAATTCTCTACCCGTTGTTCGATCTGGGTGATCTCCTCCGCTGCCTCAATATATACTTTTCCGACCTCTGTAAGCTGAAGCGGTGTTGTACTTCTGTCAAATAACGGTTCCCCGATAATCTCTTCAATCTTTTTGATCCTTGCACTCAAAGACGGCTGACTGATGTACAGATTCTGTGCCGCTTTGGTAAAACTTCTTTCTTTATACACTTCATAAACATATTTTTTCCATACAAACATACACGTAACCTCCCATATCCTGCTATCATCTGTTTCCTCTTTTCACATGACAGCTATAGTCAGACTCTTATAATTGTTATAACACTATAAGTATTGGATTCTCTGTCCACACGGACGTATCATTATATTAATGAAACAATTATTCCAATATGAATTTGGGGTTTATTGGAATAAAGATAAAATAATAAAGCGGGGAATAAAATTATGAAACCAATCGTACGCGCCGGGCGCATGAAACCAGTACACTCTGATATCCGTGGTCCATTATTCGTAGAAGCTATGAAACGCCAGAAACAGGGGATCGATATCTTAAAATTAAATACCGGGAATCCTGCAACCTTTGGCTTTTGTCTGCCTGACAGCATCAAAAACGCTCTGATGGAACACATGCAGGACGGTGTCGGCTACTGTGACTTCAAAGGAATGCCTCAGGCAAGACAGGCAATCTGTGATTATGAGACCAGTAAAGGTATCAAAGGTATCACATCAGATGATGTATTCATCGGTAACGGTGTCAGCGAAGTGGTATCTTTCGCCTTAACACCTTTGTTAAATGATGGAGATGAGGTCCTAGTTCCTTCTCCAAGCTACTCCCTCTGGGGAAATTCCATATATCTTGAAGGTGGAAAACCGGTCTTCTATACCTGTGATGAAAAAGCCAACTGGTATCCTGATATCAAGGATATCAGGTCTAAGATCACAGATAAAACTAAAGCAATCGTTATCATCAATCCGAATAACCCGACCGGTGTACTCTATCCAAAGGAACTCCTTCTTGAGATCATCCAGATTGCAAGAGAATCCGGACTTCTGATCTTTGCAGATGAGATCTATGACCGCCTCGTTATGGATGGCAAACAGCACATCTCTCTTGCTTCACTGACAGAGGATGTTCCGGTCATTACATTAAACGGTCTGTCCAAATCACACTGTCTGTGCGGATACCGCTGCGGATGGATGGTCATCAGCGGTCCAAGAGAACTGACCGAAGATTACAGACAGGGCATCATCCAGTTAACATCTCTGCGTCTGTGCGCCAATACCATGGCACAGATCGTCATCCCTGCAGCTCTTGATGATATGGAGACACCTGCTTCTATGGTCCGGCCGGGCGGCAGAATCTATGAGCAGCGTGAAGCAACCGTTCGTGAACTTGAGAAGATCGACGGTCTGTCATTTGTAAAAAATGACGCTGCATTCTATGTCTTCCCGAAACTGGACGTGAAGAAATTCAACATCACCAATGACAAGCAATTTGCTCATGATCTGCTGGATGCCACCAATATTCTGCTCGTTCCGGGCAGTGGATTCGACTGGAAAGATCCGGATCATTTCCGTATTGTCATGCTTCCGCAGGCAGATATCTTAAGTGATGCGATTCGCCGGATGGGAACATTCCTTGACGGATATAAGCAGAAAT from Dorea longicatena harbors:
- a CDS encoding LysR family transcriptional regulator gives rise to the protein MFVWKKYVYEVYKERSFTKAAQNLYISQPSLSARIKKIEEIIGEPLFDRSTTPLQLTEVGKVYIEAAEEITQIEQRVENYINDLAGLKTGNLAVGASTLFAAYVVPSLITQFNQKFPDVHIQLIEGNTAELEEMLGSNALDFVIDNYHYDSILYNKELYCEENILLAVPKHFAVNEELGMYQLSYKNIKNKNYLNQKYPAVPLGRFADLPFIMLTQGNDTRTRGDRLCRNVGFKPNIVLEFNQQSTAYMASSTQLGATFISDILVSQLPAFENLVYYKLDGEEAKRKVFFYYKTHKYKTRVMEEFIRMMHEQI
- a CDS encoding aminotransferase class I/II-fold pyridoxal phosphate-dependent enzyme, which gives rise to MKPIVRAGRMKPVHSDIRGPLFVEAMKRQKQGIDILKLNTGNPATFGFCLPDSIKNALMEHMQDGVGYCDFKGMPQARQAICDYETSKGIKGITSDDVFIGNGVSEVVSFALTPLLNDGDEVLVPSPSYSLWGNSIYLEGGKPVFYTCDEKANWYPDIKDIRSKITDKTKAIVIINPNNPTGVLYPKELLLEIIQIARESGLLIFADEIYDRLVMDGKQHISLASLTEDVPVITLNGLSKSHCLCGYRCGWMVISGPRELTEDYRQGIIQLTSLRLCANTMAQIVIPAALDDMETPASMVRPGGRIYEQREATVRELEKIDGLSFVKNDAAFYVFPKLDVKKFNITNDKQFAHDLLDATNILLVPGSGFDWKDPDHFRIVMLPQADILSDAIRRMGTFLDGYKQK